From Saccharothrix espanaensis DSM 44229, the proteins below share one genomic window:
- a CDS encoding DUF5691 domain-containing protein, with amino-acid sequence MSVKAEWDDTVQALVIGAHRAGVEPGGLLDRCAALGVAAHAARLPAVLDGPVLAAAPASADRVAERPARAVLAQVLALDDQILLTEWCGLAARRGVVAHPRELPALLGLATGHPGLRQAVGKVLGGRGRWLASVRPGWGWAVDGSADEVDLESALDLPGTARASALRRARAADPAGTGGFLAERFAGQRRATDRQALVAALETGLSAADEPLLEQALDDRAIGVHDEALRLLRGLPGSQLAERAAERLHRGLWLTADGFDVQSEELWTEPDPEPDEARDLLRDGSETGVAGRLRGAAASVPPGHWTARLDTDDAGAAVELERGPWAASLLRGVAQRLRLAVDAGPWAVAATRTLTGMEQLEMLATLPAELAARTIAEVSRNWNYDLLDHACSQLPAPWSPAATEELLARYTDMRDPRWRAGRPPAVLLARGDAEVLGAHWAAITARWPEQTADLDVLRLRMQLRDAFAPRPEGPLP; translated from the coding sequence ATGAGCGTGAAAGCCGAGTGGGACGACACCGTGCAGGCGCTGGTGATCGGCGCGCACCGGGCCGGGGTGGAGCCGGGTGGGCTGCTGGACCGGTGTGCCGCGCTGGGGGTGGCCGCGCACGCCGCGCGGCTGCCGGCCGTGCTCGACGGGCCGGTGCTGGCCGCCGCGCCCGCGTCCGCCGACCGGGTCGCCGAACGGCCGGCGCGGGCGGTGCTGGCGCAGGTCCTGGCGCTGGACGACCAGATCCTGCTCACCGAGTGGTGCGGGCTGGCGGCCCGGCGCGGGGTCGTCGCGCACCCCCGGGAGCTGCCTGCGCTCCTCGGCCTGGCCACCGGGCACCCCGGCCTGCGGCAGGCGGTCGGCAAGGTGCTCGGCGGGCGCGGGCGGTGGCTGGCCTCGGTGCGGCCGGGGTGGGGGTGGGCGGTCGACGGGTCGGCCGACGAGGTCGACCTGGAGTCGGCGCTGGACCTGCCGGGCACCGCCCGCGCCTCGGCGCTGCGCCGGGCGCGGGCCGCCGATCCGGCGGGCACCGGCGGGTTCCTGGCCGAGCGGTTCGCCGGGCAGCGCCGGGCGACCGACCGGCAGGCCCTCGTCGCCGCCCTGGAGACCGGCCTCTCGGCGGCCGACGAGCCGCTGCTGGAGCAGGCCCTGGACGACCGGGCGATCGGCGTGCACGACGAGGCGCTGCGGCTGCTGCGCGGCCTGCCCGGCTCCCAATTGGCCGAGCGCGCCGCGGAACGCCTGCACCGCGGCCTGTGGCTGACCGCCGACGGGTTCGACGTGCAGAGCGAGGAGCTGTGGACCGAACCCGACCCCGAGCCGGACGAGGCCCGCGACCTGCTGCGCGACGGTTCCGAGACGGGCGTGGCGGGCCGGTTGCGGGGTGCCGCGGCGAGCGTGCCGCCGGGCCACTGGACCGCCCGGCTGGACACCGACGACGCGGGCGCGGCCGTCGAGCTGGAGCGCGGCCCGTGGGCGGCGTCGCTGCTGCGCGGCGTGGCCCAGCGGCTGCGGCTGGCGGTGGACGCCGGGCCGTGGGCGGTCGCCGCGACCCGGACGCTGACCGGCATGGAGCAGTTGGAGATGCTGGCGACGCTGCCCGCCGAACTGGCCGCCCGGACCATCGCCGAGGTGTCCCGGAACTGGAACTACGACCTGCTCGACCACGCCTGCTCGCAACTGCCCGCGCCGTGGTCGCCGGCCGCGACCGAGGAACTGCTGGCGCGCTACACCGACATGCGCGACCCGAGGTGGCGGGCCGGCCGGCCGCCGGCCGTGCTGCTCGCCCGGGGTGACGCCGAGGTGCTCGGCGCGCACTGGGCCGCGATCACCGCCCGGTGGCCCGAGCAGACCGCCGACCTCGACGTGCTCCGCCTGCGGATGCAGCTCCGCGACGCCTTCGCCCCCCGACCGGAAGGACCCCTCCCGTGA
- the cydB gene encoding cytochrome d ubiquinol oxidase subunit II encodes METFWFCVIALLWLGYLFLEGFDFGVGMLLPVLGRDETERRVLINTIGPVWDGNEVWLLVAGGATFAAFPGWYASLFSSTYLPLVLFLLALIGRGVAFEYRGKVDSARWRRVWDAVIFAGSWVAALGVGLVLTATVFGLPLDAAGDRVGSPFAAITWETLLGALAIAGYALVHGAVFLSLKTEGEVRERARALALRIAPVALLPLVVLLLVVQIRFGSVGTYAAAIVVALAAFGALARLALRREGQAFALMGVAVAAAVVALFGALYPNVLPSTLDPAFSLTVANTASSPYTLTVMTWVAAFGTPAVLVYQGWTYWVFRKRIGTRHIPRVHVPTS; translated from the coding sequence GTGGAGACGTTCTGGTTCTGCGTGATCGCCCTGCTGTGGCTGGGCTACCTGTTCCTGGAGGGCTTCGACTTCGGCGTCGGGATGCTGCTGCCGGTGCTGGGCCGCGACGAGACCGAGCGCCGGGTGCTGATCAACACGATCGGCCCGGTGTGGGACGGCAACGAGGTGTGGCTGCTGGTGGCGGGCGGCGCGACGTTCGCCGCGTTCCCCGGCTGGTACGCCTCGCTGTTCAGCTCGACCTACCTCCCGCTGGTGCTGTTCCTGCTCGCGCTGATCGGCCGCGGGGTGGCGTTCGAGTACCGCGGCAAGGTCGACTCGGCGCGCTGGCGGCGGGTGTGGGACGCGGTGATCTTCGCCGGCTCGTGGGTCGCGGCGCTGGGCGTCGGCCTGGTCCTGACGGCCACCGTGTTCGGCCTGCCGCTGGACGCGGCGGGCGACCGGGTCGGCTCGCCGTTCGCCGCGATCACCTGGGAGACCCTGCTGGGCGCGCTGGCCATCGCCGGCTACGCGCTGGTGCACGGCGCGGTGTTCCTCTCGCTCAAGACCGAGGGCGAGGTGCGCGAACGGGCCCGCGCCCTCGCGCTGCGGATCGCGCCGGTCGCGCTGCTGCCGCTGGTGGTCCTGCTGCTGGTGGTGCAGATCCGGTTCGGCTCGGTGGGCACCTACGCGGCGGCGATCGTGGTGGCGCTGGCGGCGTTCGGGGCGCTGGCCCGGCTGGCGCTGCGGCGTGAGGGCCAGGCGTTCGCGCTGATGGGGGTCGCCGTCGCGGCGGCGGTGGTGGCGCTGTTCGGCGCGCTCTACCCGAACGTGCTGCCGTCGACGTTGGACCCGGCGTTCTCGCTGACCGTGGCGAACACGGCGTCGAGCCCGTACACGCTGACCGTGATGACGTGGGTGGCCGCGTTCGGCACCCCGGCCGTGCTGGTCTACCAGGGCTGGACGTACTGGGTGTTCCGCAAGCGGATCGGCACCCGGCACATCCCCCGGGTGCACGTGCCCACGTCGTGA
- a CDS encoding IclR family transcriptional regulator, translating to MGRPDPRGRLPVPAGSKESSLTLERGLALLQAVADAESEAPSISELAAAIGASRAAVYRLLVPLQSRGLVRREGSKVRLGLGVLRLASNVLPQLRLAAQPALRTLAEHVGATSHLTVADGTEAQAVAVVEPSWTAYHVAYRVGSRHPVHRGAAGKAIGLSVEGRQWVHSTGELQPGAFGVAAPVRGVPGLRASVGVVALEKLDGDVVGPQVVRAAQEVADALR from the coding sequence GTGGGCAGACCCGACCCGCGCGGCCGACTGCCGGTACCGGCCGGGTCGAAGGAGAGCTCGCTGACCCTGGAGCGGGGCCTGGCCCTGCTCCAGGCGGTGGCCGACGCCGAGTCGGAGGCACCGTCGATCAGCGAGCTCGCCGCCGCCATCGGCGCGTCCCGGGCGGCGGTCTACCGGCTGCTGGTGCCGTTGCAGTCGCGCGGCCTGGTGCGGCGCGAGGGGTCGAAGGTGCGGCTCGGGCTGGGCGTGCTCCGGCTGGCGTCCAACGTGCTGCCGCAGCTGCGGCTGGCCGCCCAACCCGCGCTGCGGACGTTGGCCGAGCACGTCGGCGCGACCTCGCACCTGACGGTCGCGGACGGCACCGAGGCCCAGGCGGTCGCGGTGGTGGAGCCGTCCTGGACGGCCTACCACGTGGCCTACCGGGTCGGCTCGCGCCACCCGGTGCACCGGGGCGCGGCGGGCAAGGCGATCGGGCTCTCGGTGGAGGGCCGGCAGTGGGTCCACTCGACCGGCGAGCTGCAACCCGGGGCGTTCGGCGTGGCCGCGCCGGTGCGCGGGGTGCCGGGCCTGCGGGCCAGCGTCGGCGTGGTGGCCCTGGAGAAGCTGGACGGTGACGTCGTCGGACCGCAGGTGGTGCGGGCGGCGCAGGAGGTCGCCGACGCGCTGCGGTGA
- a CDS encoding homogentisate 1,2-dioxygenase, translating to MAYYRQVGEIPRKRHTQFRTPEGGLYAEELMGVEGFSADSALLYHRHLPTAIVNAETVEDVRGPLAANLPLKPRAFKTQDLTWSGDVDAVTGRRRLFGNPDVTIGFVTANAPSPLYRNAAGDELLYVQSGDGVVETIYGALPVGEGDYVVLPTSCTYRVVPRNPMNILVLEATGHIGPPKRYLSAKGQFLEHSPYCERDIRGPVEPLLVDGEDVEVLVRHRAGLTRFTYANHPFDVVGWDGCLYPWVFHIRDFEPITGRVHQPPPVHQTFEGPNFVVCSFMPRKVDYHPLAVPVPYNHANVDSDELMFYVGGNYEARKGSGIGVGSLSLHPSGCTHGPQPGAVEASLGADFFDETAVMVDTFRPLELGEAALAAEDPGYAWTWARRGPDQG from the coding sequence ATGGCGTACTACCGCCAGGTGGGTGAGATCCCCCGAAAGCGCCACACGCAGTTCCGCACCCCGGAGGGCGGGCTGTACGCGGAAGAGCTGATGGGGGTAGAGGGTTTCTCGGCCGATTCGGCCCTGCTCTACCACCGCCACCTGCCGACCGCGATCGTGAACGCGGAGACCGTCGAGGACGTCCGCGGCCCGCTCGCGGCGAACCTGCCGCTCAAGCCGCGCGCTTTCAAGACCCAGGATCTGACCTGGTCGGGCGATGTGGACGCGGTCACCGGCCGCCGCCGCCTGTTCGGCAACCCGGACGTGACGATCGGCTTCGTCACCGCGAACGCCCCGAGCCCGCTGTACCGCAACGCGGCCGGCGACGAGCTCCTGTACGTCCAGTCCGGCGACGGTGTCGTCGAGACCATCTACGGCGCCCTCCCGGTCGGCGAGGGCGATTACGTTGTGTTGCCGACGTCGTGCACGTACCGCGTCGTGCCCCGCAATCCGATGAACATCCTCGTGCTGGAAGCAACGGGTCACATCGGACCGCCGAAGCGCTACCTGTCGGCCAAGGGCCAGTTCCTGGAGCACTCGCCGTACTGCGAGCGGGACATCCGCGGCCCGGTCGAGCCGCTGCTGGTCGACGGCGAGGACGTCGAGGTGCTCGTGCGCCACCGCGCGGGCCTGACCAGGTTCACCTACGCCAACCACCCGTTCGACGTGGTGGGCTGGGACGGCTGCCTGTACCCGTGGGTCTTCCACATCCGCGACTTCGAGCCGATCACGGGCCGCGTGCACCAGCCGCCGCCCGTGCACCAGACGTTCGAGGGCCCGAACTTCGTGGTGTGCTCGTTCATGCCGCGCAAGGTCGACTACCACCCGCTCGCGGTGCCCGTGCCCTACAACCACGCGAACGTCGACTCCGACGAGCTGATGTTCTACGTGGGCGGCAACTACGAGGCCCGCAAGGGCTCCGGCATCGGCGTCGGCTCGCTGTCGCTGCACCCGTCGGGCTGCACGCACGGCCCGCAGCCGGGCGCGGTCGAGGCGTCGCTGGGCGCGGACTTCTTCGACGAGACCGCGGTCATGGTCGACACGTTCCGCCCGCTGGAGCTGGGCGAGGCGGCGCTGGCCGCCGAGGACCCCGGCTACGCCTGGACCTGGGCACGTCGGGGTCCCGACCAGGGGTGA
- a CDS encoding SWIM zinc finger family protein codes for MDAQAVLALAPDSQVASSATRLAGSSGWSGSGRSAEALWGQCKGSGRTPYRVCVDLADRAAKCSCPSRKFPCKHGLALQLLDARDPLPEGEAPDWVVEWLDRRQKVAAPPDTSPEAEQRRARAKEKTARNRAEAVRGGVAGLADWLADVAAAGIAGLPARDAAWWHAIGARMVDAQAKGLATALEELRSVVAAGGPEWAHEAADRVGGLHLLARLAGTDTDVVRRRLGFSVTEEEVRAGESWSDRWLPLLKLETDDGLVRTVRQWVWGRAHGWVTAVRHAGGGTRPLPPLAHGVEVRAVLHPYPGSAPRRVAVGDVAGEEPTSRLAAPPGWREALAGLVETLEADPWLRLHPLGCAGVRLTADTRHLLDAAGRGLPVRDDQALDQAIALTAGDPFDAWGLWNGRELRLGAVAEPGGAPEVLG; via the coding sequence ATGGACGCACAAGCGGTTCTGGCCCTGGCACCCGACAGCCAGGTGGCGAGCAGCGCCACCCGGCTGGCCGGGTCGTCGGGCTGGTCCGGTTCGGGCCGCAGCGCCGAGGCGCTGTGGGGGCAGTGCAAGGGCAGCGGGCGCACCCCGTACCGGGTGTGCGTCGACCTGGCCGACCGCGCCGCGAAGTGCTCGTGCCCGTCCCGCAAGTTCCCCTGCAAGCACGGCCTGGCGCTGCAACTGCTCGACGCGCGTGACCCGCTGCCCGAGGGCGAGGCGCCGGACTGGGTGGTGGAGTGGCTGGACCGGCGGCAGAAGGTCGCCGCCCCGCCGGACACCTCGCCCGAGGCCGAGCAGCGCCGCGCCCGCGCGAAGGAGAAGACCGCCCGCAACCGGGCCGAGGCGGTGCGCGGCGGCGTCGCGGGGCTGGCCGACTGGCTGGCCGACGTGGCGGCGGCGGGCATCGCCGGCCTGCCCGCGCGGGACGCGGCCTGGTGGCACGCGATCGGCGCGCGGATGGTCGACGCGCAGGCCAAGGGCCTGGCCACGGCGCTGGAGGAGCTGCGCTCGGTGGTCGCGGCGGGCGGCCCGGAGTGGGCGCACGAGGCGGCCGACCGGGTGGGCGGCCTGCACCTGCTGGCGCGGCTGGCCGGCACCGACACCGACGTGGTGCGCCGCCGGCTGGGCTTCTCGGTGACCGAGGAGGAGGTGCGGGCCGGCGAGTCGTGGTCCGACCGCTGGCTGCCGCTGCTGAAGCTGGAGACCGACGACGGCCTGGTGCGCACCGTCCGGCAGTGGGTGTGGGGCCGCGCGCACGGCTGGGTGACGGCGGTCCGGCACGCGGGCGGCGGCACCCGCCCGCTCCCGCCGCTGGCGCACGGCGTCGAGGTGCGGGCCGTGCTGCACCCGTACCCGGGCTCGGCCCCGCGCCGGGTCGCGGTGGGCGACGTGGCGGGCGAGGAGCCGACCAGCCGGTTGGCCGCGCCGCCGGGCTGGCGGGAGGCGCTGGCGGGCCTGGTGGAGACGCTGGAGGCCGATCCGTGGCTGCGGCTGCACCCGCTGGGCTGCGCCGGGGTCCGGCTGACCGCCGACACCCGCCACCTGCTCGACGCGGCGGGCCGCGGCCTGCCGGTGCGCGACGACCAGGCGCTGGACCAGGCGATCGCGCTGACGGCCGGCGACCCGTTCGACGCGTGGGGCCTGTGGAACGGCCGCGAGCTGCGCCTGGGCGCGGTCGCCGAGCCGGGCGGCGCCCCGGAGGTGCTCGGATGA
- a CDS encoding MBL fold metallo-hydrolase, whose translation MLEQVAEGVLVHQSELLRNNAVVVQGRAGVLLVDPGTTGDELACLANDLRESGRPVVAGFSTHPDWDHVLWHGGFGDAPRYGTAGCAAFLGELLATEDWRARVAEGLPPEIAEETPLDLFGLITGLPAGTARIPWDGPEVRIVEHPAHAQGHAALLVGESGVLIAGDMLSDVLVPFPDLGAEDPIGDYLDGLRLLDGVAADVEVVIPGHGSVGGAGEVRARIDQDLAYVLALRDGRTPDDPRIGPLATFGRDWLPDVCEWQLRQLAEKRGGTPG comes from the coding sequence ATGCTGGAGCAGGTCGCGGAGGGCGTGCTGGTCCACCAGAGCGAGCTGCTCCGCAACAACGCCGTCGTCGTGCAGGGCCGGGCGGGCGTGCTGCTCGTCGACCCCGGGACCACCGGCGACGAGCTGGCCTGCCTGGCCAACGACCTCCGCGAGTCGGGCCGGCCCGTCGTGGCGGGCTTCTCGACGCACCCCGACTGGGACCACGTGCTCTGGCACGGCGGGTTCGGCGACGCACCCCGCTACGGCACGGCCGGCTGCGCGGCGTTCCTCGGCGAGCTGCTGGCGACCGAGGACTGGCGGGCCCGCGTCGCCGAGGGGCTGCCGCCGGAGATCGCCGAAGAAACACCGCTGGACCTGTTCGGCCTCATCACCGGACTGCCCGCCGGAACCGCGCGGATCCCGTGGGACGGTCCCGAAGTCCGGATCGTCGAACACCCGGCGCACGCCCAGGGTCACGCGGCGCTGCTGGTCGGGGAAAGCGGTGTGCTCATCGCCGGCGACATGCTTTCCGACGTCCTGGTCCCGTTCCCCGACCTGGGTGCCGAGGACCCGATCGGGGACTACCTCGACGGGCTGCGGCTGCTCGACGGCGTGGCGGCCGACGTCGAGGTCGTCATCCCAGGTCACGGCTCCGTCGGCGGAGCCGGCGAGGTACGCGCGCGGATCGACCAGGACCTGGCGTACGTGCTCGCCCTGCGCGACGGCCGCACACCCGACGACCCGCGCATCGGCCCCTTGGCCACGTTCGGCCGGGATTGGCTGCCGGACGTCTGCGAATGGCAGCTCCGGCAGCTCGCCGAAAAGCGCGGCGGGACGCCCGGATAG
- a CDS encoding fumarylacetoacetate hydrolase family protein, translating to MTWIEDPAFVADAPFGPQTLPYGVLGDDGIAVRVGDQALPLRPIADHFGALAPLVSAGDLNPLLAAGRPAWSELRARVLELVTAASAPRGAVLAALGGEVLPFQVADYVDFYSSRHHAENVGRIFRPDGEPLLPNWTHIPIGYHGRAGTVVVSGTPVVRPHGQRKTPEGPVFGPSQRLDIEAEVGFVCGGPVASRLTPSRAVDHVFGVALVNDWSARDVQAWEYQPLGPFLGKSFATSISAWITPLEAFAVARVTPPPLGNDVLPYLVEERPWGLDVRLEVEWNGTLVSKPPFREMSWTFAQQLAHLSANGATVRPGDLIASGTVSGPSRDERGSFLELSWGGKEQVDVDGGRTFLEDGDTVRITATAPGEHGSLVGLAEVVGTIAPADTER from the coding sequence GTGACCTGGATCGAAGACCCGGCGTTCGTCGCCGACGCGCCCTTCGGGCCGCAGACCCTGCCTTACGGCGTGCTCGGCGACGACGGCATCGCGGTGCGCGTCGGCGACCAGGCGTTGCCGCTGCGGCCCATCGCCGACCACTTCGGGGCACTGGCCCCGCTGGTGTCGGCGGGCGATCTGAACCCGCTGCTGGCCGCAGGGCGGCCCGCGTGGAGCGAATTGCGGGCGCGGGTGCTGGAACTGGTCACGGCGGCCTCAGCGCCGCGTGGGGCCGTCCTGGCGGCCTTGGGCGGCGAGGTGCTGCCGTTCCAGGTCGCCGACTACGTCGACTTCTACTCGTCGCGGCACCACGCCGAGAACGTCGGCCGGATCTTCCGGCCCGACGGCGAGCCGCTGCTGCCCAACTGGACCCACATCCCGATCGGCTACCACGGGCGGGCCGGGACGGTCGTCGTCTCCGGCACGCCCGTCGTCCGGCCGCACGGGCAGCGCAAGACGCCCGAGGGGCCCGTGTTCGGGCCGTCGCAGCGGCTCGACATCGAAGCCGAGGTCGGGTTCGTGTGCGGTGGGCCGGTGGCGTCGCGGTTGACGCCGTCGCGGGCCGTGGACCACGTGTTCGGCGTGGCCCTGGTCAACGACTGGTCCGCGCGCGACGTGCAGGCGTGGGAGTACCAGCCGCTCGGGCCGTTCCTGGGCAAGTCGTTCGCCACGTCGATCTCGGCGTGGATCACCCCGCTGGAGGCGTTCGCGGTCGCCCGCGTGACGCCGCCGCCGCTGGGCAACGACGTGCTGCCCTACCTGGTCGAGGAACGCCCGTGGGGGCTCGACGTCCGGCTCGAGGTCGAGTGGAACGGGACGCTGGTCTCCAAGCCGCCGTTCCGCGAGATGTCGTGGACGTTCGCGCAGCAACTCGCGCACCTGTCGGCGAACGGCGCTACCGTTCGGCCGGGCGACTTGATCGCGTCGGGCACCGTCTCCGGTCCCTCCCGTGACGAGCGCGGCTCCTTCCTGGAGCTGAGCTGGGGAGGTAAGGAACAGGTCGACGTCGACGGCGGCCGGACGTTCCTGGAGGACGGCGACACGGTGCGGATCACCGCGACGGCCCCCGGCGAACACGGCTCGCTGGTCGGCTTGGCCGAGGTGGTCGGCACGATCGCGCCCGCCGACACGGAAAGGTAG
- a CDS encoding cytochrome ubiquinol oxidase subunit I, whose amino-acid sequence MEVLDLARWQFGITTVYHFLMVPLTIGLSLLVAGMQTAWVRTGDRKYLAMTKFWGKLLLINFAMGVVTGIVQEFQFGMTWSAYSRFVGDVFGAPLAMEGLVAFFVESTFLGLWIFGWDRLPRKVHLACAWAFSLATIASAYFILAANSWMQHPVGAELVDGRARLTSIWAVLGNNTVLAAFPHTIFGAFAVAAAFLVGIAAWQLWRKSAEGPVWRSSVKLGTWVGVVAFSGLAITGDFQGKLMFEQQPMKMAAAEALCHTESPASFSVFAVGDVTRPDCENVKSVTVPALLSFLAHNDFSTEVKGIEDLVPEYREKYGANYPVDERLGELSGKPIDYVPNLVVTYWGFRLMIGFGAISAATGLLVLWLIRRGRAVPGGRWFRWLALGSIATPFLGNSFGWIFTEMGRQPFVVVPNPTGVDGVWMFTARAVSNSTVGEVLTSLIALTTVYGLLACVEVFLMRRYVRGGVAGVLPDEKPDDGAGGSADKGDDVLSFAY is encoded by the coding sequence GTGGAAGTTCTCGATCTGGCGCGGTGGCAGTTCGGCATCACCACCGTCTACCACTTCTTGATGGTGCCGCTGACGATCGGGCTGTCGCTGCTGGTCGCCGGGATGCAAACGGCCTGGGTGCGCACGGGGGACCGCAAGTACCTGGCGATGACCAAGTTCTGGGGCAAGCTGCTGCTGATCAACTTCGCCATGGGCGTGGTGACCGGCATCGTGCAGGAGTTCCAGTTCGGCATGACCTGGAGCGCCTACTCGCGGTTCGTCGGCGACGTGTTCGGCGCGCCGCTGGCGATGGAGGGCCTGGTCGCCTTCTTCGTCGAGTCGACCTTCCTGGGCCTGTGGATCTTCGGCTGGGACCGCCTGCCGCGCAAGGTGCACCTGGCCTGCGCGTGGGCGTTCTCGCTGGCCACGATCGCGTCGGCCTACTTCATCCTGGCCGCGAACTCGTGGATGCAGCACCCGGTGGGCGCGGAGCTGGTGGACGGCCGGGCCCGGCTGACCTCGATCTGGGCGGTGCTGGGCAACAACACCGTCCTGGCGGCCTTCCCGCACACGATCTTCGGCGCGTTCGCGGTGGCCGCCGCGTTCCTGGTCGGCATCGCCGCCTGGCAGCTGTGGCGCAAGTCGGCCGAGGGGCCGGTGTGGCGCTCGTCGGTGAAGCTCGGCACGTGGGTCGGCGTCGTGGCGTTCTCGGGGTTGGCGATCACCGGCGACTTCCAGGGCAAGCTGATGTTCGAGCAGCAGCCGATGAAGATGGCCGCCGCCGAGGCGCTGTGCCACACCGAGTCGCCGGCGTCGTTCTCGGTGTTCGCGGTCGGCGACGTGACCCGGCCGGACTGCGAGAACGTCAAGAGCGTCACCGTGCCCGCGCTGCTGTCGTTCCTGGCGCACAACGACTTCAGCACCGAGGTGAAGGGCATCGAGGACCTCGTCCCGGAGTACCGGGAGAAGTACGGCGCGAACTACCCGGTGGACGAGCGGTTGGGCGAGCTGTCGGGCAAGCCGATCGACTACGTGCCGAACCTCGTCGTCACCTACTGGGGCTTCCGGCTGATGATCGGCTTCGGCGCGATCTCGGCGGCCACCGGGCTGCTGGTGCTGTGGCTGATCCGGCGCGGCCGGGCGGTGCCGGGCGGGCGCTGGTTCCGGTGGTTGGCGCTGGGCAGCATCGCGACGCCGTTCCTGGGCAACAGCTTCGGCTGGATCTTCACCGAGATGGGCCGCCAGCCGTTCGTCGTGGTGCCCAACCCGACCGGCGTGGACGGGGTGTGGATGTTCACCGCGCGGGCGGTGTCGAACTCGACCGTCGGCGAGGTGCTCACCTCGTTGATCGCGCTCACGACCGTCTACGGCCTGCTGGCGTGCGTCGAGGTGTTTCTGATGCGCCGGTACGTGCGCGGCGGGGTCGCGGGCGTGCTGCCCGACGAGAAACCCGACGACGGTGCCGGCGGGTCGGCCGACAAGGGCGACGACGTGCTGTCGTTCGCCTACTGA
- a CDS encoding TMEM165/GDT1 family protein, with protein MAPELIALFTAFGVIFLAELPDKTMVATLVLTTRYRAWPVFVGVTVAFAVQCVVAATFGGVLTLLPDRLVAGIVALLFGVGAFLLLKESFAADDEESAESGSGGAVTFRRAALTSFGVLFAAEWGDASQLATAALSARYGAPVFVGVGAFLALVVVAGIAVLVGRKIAGRIPTHLIQRVSGAIFAVFAAVAAWQAIMG; from the coding sequence GTGGCACCGGAACTCATCGCGCTCTTCACGGCGTTCGGCGTCATCTTCCTCGCCGAACTGCCGGACAAGACGATGGTCGCCACCCTCGTGCTGACCACCCGCTACCGGGCCTGGCCGGTGTTCGTCGGGGTCACCGTCGCGTTCGCCGTCCAGTGCGTGGTGGCGGCGACCTTCGGCGGGGTGCTGACCCTGCTGCCGGACCGGCTGGTCGCCGGGATCGTGGCCCTGCTGTTCGGCGTCGGGGCGTTCCTGCTGCTCAAGGAGAGCTTCGCGGCGGACGACGAGGAGTCGGCCGAGTCGGGTAGTGGCGGCGCGGTGACGTTCCGCCGGGCGGCGCTGACGTCGTTCGGCGTGCTGTTCGCGGCCGAGTGGGGCGACGCGTCCCAGCTGGCCACGGCGGCGCTGTCGGCCCGCTACGGCGCCCCGGTGTTCGTGGGCGTCGGCGCGTTCCTGGCCCTGGTCGTGGTCGCCGGGATCGCCGTCCTGGTCGGCCGCAAGATCGCCGGCCGCATCCCCACCCACCTGATCCAACGGGTCAGCGGCGCGATCTTCGCGGTGTTCGCCGCGGTGGCCGCGTGGCAGGCGATCATGGGCTGA